From one Gemmatimonas sp. UBA7669 genomic stretch:
- a CDS encoding threonine aldolase family protein → MLDLRSDTVTRPTRAMREAMANAEVGDDVLDGDPTTRALEAMVAERLGKERALFFPSGSMANQAAIWVHTRPGTELLCDAEAHVYHWEIAAVAGLCGVQSRLVRPSTGAVMRAADLRATLRLPSIHAPEPSLVCLENTHNGAGGAITPLNELRALRDVAREAGLPVHLDGARLWNASVASGTALAAFADCADTVVVSFSKGLGAPVGACLVGPSDVIVQAHRARKRFGGGMRQSGVLAAAALHGLTHHLERLADDHEAARVLAAAVDGAGGARVVPPDTNIVMIDLPTPCGEQVVNAAAARGLRLSMWHASRVRAVTHLDAPMERVVQAGRVLAEVLETM, encoded by the coding sequence GTGCTGGATCTGCGCAGTGACACCGTGACGCGTCCGACGCGCGCCATGCGTGAGGCCATGGCCAACGCCGAAGTGGGCGACGATGTGCTGGACGGTGACCCGACGACCCGCGCGCTCGAGGCCATGGTGGCCGAGCGACTGGGCAAGGAGCGCGCGCTGTTTTTTCCGAGTGGCAGTATGGCCAATCAAGCGGCCATCTGGGTGCACACGCGACCGGGTACGGAGTTGTTGTGTGATGCCGAGGCGCATGTGTATCACTGGGAGATCGCGGCGGTTGCCGGACTCTGTGGTGTCCAGAGCCGGCTCGTACGTCCGTCCACAGGTGCGGTCATGCGCGCCGCCGATCTGCGGGCCACGCTGCGACTGCCCAGCATTCATGCGCCGGAGCCGAGTCTGGTGTGCCTCGAGAACACGCACAATGGGGCAGGTGGCGCCATCACGCCGCTGAACGAGTTGCGCGCACTGCGTGATGTGGCGCGCGAGGCGGGGCTGCCGGTGCATCTCGATGGCGCGCGGCTGTGGAACGCGTCGGTGGCGTCGGGCACAGCGTTGGCGGCGTTCGCCGATTGTGCGGACACGGTGGTGGTGTCGTTCAGCAAGGGACTGGGCGCGCCGGTGGGTGCCTGTCTGGTGGGTCCGTCAGATGTCATTGTCCAGGCGCACCGCGCGCGCAAGCGCTTTGGTGGAGGCATGCGGCAGAGTGGGGTATTGGCGGCGGCTGCGCTGCATGGCCTCACGCATCACCTCGAGCGACTGGCCGATGACCACGAGGCCGCGCGCGTGTTGGCTGCCGCGGTGGATGGCGCCGGTGGTGCGCGTGTGGTCCCGCCGGATACGAACATCGTGATGATTGATCTGCCGACGCCGTGTGGTGAGCAGGTGGTGAATGCCGCTGCAGCGCGCGGGCTGCGCCTGTCCATGTGGCATGCGTCACGTGTGCGCGCGGTGACGCATCTCGATGCGCCGATGGAGCGCGTGGTGCAGGCGGGGCGTGTGTTGGCGGAAGTACTGGAGACCATGTAA